The window TAATGATAAAAATCTCTGGGAGACCGCTACAAAAAGATTGAGCatgcacccaagggtgtggcctagtgaTCAATGAGGTGGGTCGAGAGCCATGAGGCCTCAAGCTCAAATCCCAGTGGAGaaaaaaatactaggtgatttcttcccatttgTCCAAGCCTAGTAGAAAACTTTTCCTTGTTGGCGGGAGATAGCAGGTATCCCGTAGAATTAGTCAAGGTGCACGCAAACTAACCCAGATACCACGGTTATCCAAAAACAAGATTGAGCATGTGGGAGGATCCGAACAAATTCTGCTTTCATTTCCCCCTTATGGAGCACTGAGTAACTTAAGTTACGGTCTTCCGCAGGCAGGTTGCACTGTAGGCGGCTAGGAAGGCTTACAATGCTGTTATCTATGAATGCGGTGGGCCATGTCTAGAACCAAAATTTAGGAATTTGGCTAAGCCATTAGGTCTAATACTCGAACAGAGTGTTGTCATATGCGAAAAGCATGCGAAAAGTGTAGAAAGGAGCACTCGCAAATGTCACGAATTATATGAACCAAGGCATTGATAAACTGCAATTAACTAAAATATATGCAGCAAAAACCATGCCGATCAAGTCAAAAAGCATATTATATCccttattcaaattcaaagatgCAACTTTAATTTTTTCATTTAGATCAGCGACTAGCTTTCTTATACTAGATTTCTAATTTCCCTTTTGGAGCTGACGTAACAAACTACGCGAGGTCGAGAAAGGAGGGGAACTGGACTCTGCCTCTTCTATTACATTTACATTACGGAGAAGTCCATTCTCGTCATGATCGATCCACGTCCTAGCGTAGTGCCCGGCTTGCTTAGCAACCAAAGCTAGCTTACTAAGGTAGTTtactttttcattttgaaaaaagAAGGCGAAGGCATTTTTCCTTGATTGCACGAGCTAGCCAGCAAGCCAGCAAACCCCCCcttactcacctcaacatctatAAAAAGAGCTCTTTCTCCTTTTCATAATAATAAGGTAAGCATCCAGCTCTCGAGTTCTTATACTAGATTTCTAATTTCCCATTCATAATCACAAAATAATTCAACCAAAACGTCTCCGTAATAATCAATTAGTCCAGCTACATTTATATCTCTTCCAAACATATCCCATGAGCAACAAAGACAGACTAAACAACACCTTTTCTCAATAGTGTCGGACCAAGTAGCAACACTTCACCAAGACTTGATCATCGCATAGAAACACACACCTTGATGCTTAGGTGTTCTAAGGCGTCACCTAAACAATGCTTGTCCCTAACTTCAGGGCTTAAAGCACACTCCAACCAAGCCTTTGATAAAACTGCTCAAATACACTGCATACACCAGCAACCAACTGTTAGAtgcaaaatacaaataattatgtGAAATTTTCTAGCAATAGATGTGATTCTTTAtttctttagagaaactaactttCTTTTCACAAAAATTATATCATGTCACTAGCTTCTTCTATTTTCAATCCAATAATAAATCCAAACCAATTTATGGAGGCACACTTGTTTAAAGactcaacttttttttttttgatggtGGTGTCCGGTCCAGCTTGGAtgcacctcgactattccaccgAGCTACCTGCCACCAGCACAAGTAGAGGTTAAAAGACTCAACCTTTTTTCCTGAGaatgttttttctttattttttaaaaaacaaatttcAGTTGGGGTtttgggggggtgggggtgggtgggGGGAGGGGATTGTAGACTATTAGTGTACTTTTGTGCCTATAACTGAATAAAAAAACATTAGTACTATTAAATTAAGTGCAAGACCAGCATTCTAGAGAGTCATTTAGAAAAAGgtacattttttaaaaaaaagggcaTGAATTAGACTTACAGAAGCAGCTCTCAAGAAACTTAACAGAATGGAATTAACAAACAAGCATTTTTCCTAATTACTCAAAACTTCAGGTGCCATGCAACTAATTACTATAGCGGGGTCCACCTCGATGATAtcgaagtgagatttcctttagAAAATGGGGAGCAAACACCGGCATTGTATCCAGTACACAATTCTATTTTAACACGAAAATTCTTGTTTTACCCTATAAAatcatttggggggggggggggggaagaatggatttttgtaaaatcaaagaaatatagaaaggaaaaaaatgtAGAGAAGAGAGGTGACCATAGAAAATGAGAAACGTACAATTTGATTGCGTTGGAGAAAGATACAGTGAGGAGTTTTCTGCAGAGAGAGACAGCGAGAGATGTGGAGAGGGAGCAATTTTCAGACGTAGAAGAGAGGAGCGTTGAGGAGAATGAGGCTGAAAGCCTTATATATTTGGGCTTAGAATTTCGAGTTGCAGTTCATTACAGCCTGAtaaagaaagaatttagtcttGGGCCTTCTTTTCAAATGGACCAACAAAGGGAATCTTAAATAAATGTCCCAAATAAGACCCAACTTACCAATCTctaattattaattatacacttatcATAATTAGTCAAGCAcgtataaaaattaaaaactcaaataaataaggttctttctctctaagaatcacacgcaaagatctccttccatatttttaagcatgattagcaacattaggtgcaagacggaaaggaaatctcatggatgaggtagcaaataaggtgatggaatacaaaaacaaaatacaatattccaaaaaaaaaaatatacgtACAAGAtttcaaaaatctaagcaaaaaatgaCTTTTTTCAATGGAtatggttgaaattcattaaaaacatatagatgagtcaatatacaaattttgaggaagattggaggtgattttggactgatttggtatcaaaattcgtagttaaaatcgagttcaaaaaattcttttgcgacacatgtatcacgcatgtatctcacacacaggtatacatggatatacatgtgataaaCACTGTGTTATAcctatcattttttttttccatGTACATCTTCTacttgaatttttaatttaaactaCCTCAAAACTCCACTAAATCATTCAAAAaattgagattcaagctccttaagatgtacccaatctattctaataacactcacTCAAAATGAAGCAAAAAACTGACCTTTTTTGACTACAAATAACTAATTGGCTAATATaagtaatattttataaattgacCATTTTTGTAATAACCTACGTGTAAATGGACATAGCTGATAGTTTCCCACACAAAAAAGTATAGAAATGGCACGACGTAGTATGGCACGACGTAGTCGATTTCAAGTGGTGAAGTATACAAATAGCCCTCACAGTGGATAGTCTTGAATTTTTATCCCTACTTGTTACATTTGCATAACTTCAAGTTTAACGAATGTTGGCTCTCGCTTTTCCCATGGCCACACTTTTAACCTTGAAGTTTTGCTTATGGGATAAACGGGGATCAAAAGTTAAAAACCACTCTAAGAAGTGTCATATTTTTGCAATTATTTTAGATTTCAAGCGTACCGTTCGAAACATATTCAATCGTTAAACATAATTTAAATTGTAATCCAATTTGACAAATTTCatactcctcctcctcctcctccttcgtacctttttttttctttttaaaatgtCAAGTAAAATGATATCATTTTATATTAGCGTCTTAAAATTAACACGAATGTTTAATTCTTAAACCTTTCCATTGAAAATTCAGATCAGGGTACTAATTAAAATTCCAATTAGCTACGAATTTAATTATAAATGCACATCCCTCATTTCAACCAACTGGAGAATGTATTGCTTTTTGCCCCTCCCATTTCACCGTGCAGAGGGCATTTTCCACATTTATTTCGTACAGTAATATAATATACTGATACAGTTATAAATTTACAATGTTATAAGTAACAGAGCCCAATGTCCCAACCAAAAGGCAGACAAATCACATTCTCCTTTTCTTCACTGCTCATTAGCCAGACACTGTCGTACATTTGGCATGCAAATCACATTCTCTTTGTTCATTTGCCAACTAAGTAGTACCAGAAACTATATGAAATTCCAATAGAAAATGGCATTAGTTAATAATGTCTGTCATAACATTTACTCCATTTCAttgcacttttttttttaaaactctgTTTAAGAAAGTTTTGCAAAATATGATTAGTCTTAAACTTAACTAAAGAAAAAGAGTGGGGTATAATGACGGATGAGTGAGAATAAAATTCTATTGACAACTAATACTTAACACCGGTTtcgccatagattttgccaagatttttccaaatttttttttttggcaaaacaTGTTTGTTTTTAGATTTTATACATGTTTTGAAAACAAATTTTTCAAATCACAAAACTAGCTCTAGACAtgtttttggcccaaaatatcactattagattttttaacaatttcaaaaattaccccaaatttttgtattttataaaaaagaCCACCATCTATTATGATCCAACTAACCACCAGCTAATTACTagtatcattttttttttggactGATGAATCTTGTAATGTTATTGCAATTTGACGAATTATAGTGGCTAATAATTATGTTATTAGCATTTGATATTAAAATATCAAGTTATGATTTTAggatagtgtattatgtagttcattataaaaatgataattttgtgcCAAACTTATATGTCCAGGACTATggtttgtgataatgataatgaatgaCATCAACGAAGGTTCTACATGTACAAGATTAACAACTTTGTTTGTttggtattgttgggtatttttgatagtttttagacttatgggtataagtcacatttcatattttttcaaacaaagaaaaagtgaaatatgttttgaaaaaatatgtcaaaacatattttcatcttcaaaccaaacttcaccaaatcagattttttaaaacaaatttgaaAATCTATGACTAAATGCTAGCTTAGAATTAGAGGCGAATTCAACATTTAAATTTGATTGGTTTGACCTTTAGTTTATTACTAGTGAATGCattgtattttttaaattatgagtttaaaatttaatatttgttgaaTCGGTTAAACTCATTGGTTACCTGATACATCTACCGCTATTTGTAATACTATAAACTTATTTAATCACTTCCATTGAAAATGGTCTTGGCTCAACCATCCAAAGGTATAATTTAGCGGTcaataaaatgagagaaaattacgaaaaaatttaaatttaaaccccaacaaagataaaaattaatttcttttccATCTATCTAAGTTTGGATGAATACAGTAACTAtgtccaaataaaaaaaaaaatatccgaTAGAATAACCAGGATGCAAGCAAAATGAACCGAACACTCTGAAAACGACTATAGTAAAATGATGCATGTCATAGCATACATTTGATTAAATTATTTGCCAACTATTTAGGCAAGGCTAAGTACTTAAAAAGGAAGTTTATCCCATAACCATAAAAAAGCCCCCTAATACTATTTCACTTTCTTCTTTGTTCTTAGCCTAATAAATAGCCTCTAGAAACACACCAAAAAACCAAATCCACCCCCACCCCCAACACACATCAAATTCTTCCAACAAGCATCTCATCTCATGTTTATACTTATTCCAATATTCAAATCCTAAAATGGGTCCATCTCAAATTCCCaaaaaaacattctccatcctTTTCCTATTTCTCTCTTCATTTTTATTTCCCATTAATCTTGTATCTTCATCATCTGAACAACTTACAAACTTTGTATACAAAGGCTGTGCTAACCAAAAATTCCCATCTGGGTTTTACTCACAAACACTAAACACCCTTTTTAACAACTTGGTCTCACAATCTTTAACCACAAAATTCTACAAAACCACAGCTGGTAGTGGCAGTTCAGCAATTTCTGGTCTTTTTCAATGCAGAGGTGATCTTTCAAACTCTGACTGTAACAATTGTGTCAAGAAAATACCAAACATGTCCCAAAAACTATGTGGAGAATCTATAGCAGCAAGAATTCAGCTCAATGGGTGTTATTTAAGGTACGAGGTTGCTGGGTTTCAGACAGTGGGACCCACTGAGTTGCTGTTTAAAGTTTGCGGTTCAACTCAGGCGAGTGGAACTGGGTTTAGTGATAAGCTTGAGACTGCGTTAGGAGAAATAAGTAAAGGGGTTTCGAGTGGGAATGGGTTTTATGCAGGTGGGTATCAGTCGGTTTATGTGTTGGGTCAGTGTGAAGGTGATTTAGAGAGTGGGGACTGTGTGAACTGTGTGAAAAATGCTGTTGGGAAAGCTAAAAGTGAATGTGGGAATTCTATTTCTGCTCATATGTATCTGCAACAGTGCTATATTAGTTACACTTATTATCCTAATGGTGTGCCCGGTAAATCACTTTCTCCATCAGGTAATTTTTAATATTATCACTTATcattataataataaataaataaaaaaacagcTCGATGCACAAGATATCTCGTGTTCACGCAGGATCAGGTGAACACCGCATCCCAAGGGGTGTGTGTGATGTAAACAGTCTACGGTCtatcctaatgcaagcattagtggatGCTTTCACGGTTCGAACCCGTGACATGTAGGTCACACAGAGATAATTTTACCCTTGTTCCACGGCTCCACGGCTCAAACCCGTGTCTTATAAGTATAGTAAAGTTTTTCTAAAGACAAATTAATTAGTAATTGAATGAAATGAGTTCAAATGAAATAAGATTGATATAGAAAATTCATATAGTCGATTTTAAATTACTTTGGAATTGTGtaatagttttttatttttattctttattttttataatgATGGTGTCATGGCGAATTTACACGTGCATCCAACTACTTCACTGGATGTGACAACTCGTAATTTTGTTTGCCAAAGCTTAGACAGATAAAAGAAATCATCAAATGTTTTTCCCCTCTATTGGAATTCAGAATTTGAATTAGTTTCTTATGTTTTTAACATACTTTATTGACTATTAAATTACACTATCGGGTTCGATTAAGATGTAGTTGTTAGTACAATTGAAGTTGCATTTTCGATGACTTTCAATAGTCCTGAAGTATTTTGTGCATTGATTAACACTTGTATTACCAAGTGACAttcattaatttttttattttttttttttggtttgttaAATGGGTTTCTGAGATCATTTTCACAATAGGAGTAGTAGATAATTTTTGAAATGATCAAGGTTTTTAATTATTGAAATATCTACTGTGTTTTATTGATGGTGTAGGAACAAGGCAGAGTACTCAAAAGACAGTGGCTATAGTCTTGGGTGGAATGGTTGGTGTGGGTTTAGGAGTTGCTTGTTTGCTAGTTACAAGATCAGCTTTCAAGAAAAAAAGTAAATCAAAGTATGGTGGAGGATGAGGTTAGTATTACACAACTTTTGACTATTTTCAATTGTTCTTTGAGTTCCTAAGAATAGTTCCAATGTTCATATTGGAACTCTTAAAAGAGAAAATTGGTGTAGTTCTTAACAATAGAaagatttatttatttgtttgttgaTATCGGTGGTGTTCGGACTAGCCTATGCGCATGTTGATTATTCTACTGAATACTTGCTATCAGTGTCGATCAAGGCTTAAGCAGATGGAGAAAAATCATCTAGCATTTTTTGCCTCTCGTAGAATTTGAACTCTAGTTTCCCTGACTTTTCATCCCCACTTCTTTGATTGTTAGGCCACATTCTTGGATACACaataattgaaagatttatgctTAATATTCAGGGCAAAATACAAGCCAAGCCGTAACTAATTGCATTCGGTAgcgaaaaagtgtataaattatatatatatatatatatatatatatatatatatatatatatatatatatatatgtatgtatgtatgtatgtatgatTATATTTGGGAGCggttaaaaatatacatttcattaaAATTTACTTATATATTTAATTGAGGTGTTTATTGTGATTACACTTGATCATGCAATGTATGTAGGTCAGTATCTAAAGGAATGACAAAATGGGCAGAGATTTTAAGGAGATGGCTCTAGAAAAGACAAAAGTGTAAAGTTAGTTTGCATGATTTTGGGTTTATAAACTGTAAAGAAAGAGGAGATAGTGTGGTGATGAAGGAAAGGAAGATCTGCCTTTTGTGCTTTGTATTGGCTCCAATTTCCAGGATTTTCCTTCTTAACCAAGTTTTGGTCCTTTTTTTTGCTCTTTGAAGTACAAAGTAAATAGTGGTGAATTAAACATGAAAGAGCTGTCTTTGTAAGACTAAGCACTAGAATTGGTTGTATTaatgcttctttttcttttgctggaAATCATATGATTGTACATCCACATATGAATTGCTTTATGAAAAAGTTATGGATCAACATACTGCAGTTGCTTTTATACTAAAAGTGTCAAATTTGATGACTTCACAAAAAGGAAATATTAGAAAAAGCAAGTAAATGTTGTCTTTTTTGATAATCGAGCAATTTCAGTGGATGCACGATTTGAAAATTTTGGTGAATAATGGTTCGAACTCGTGATATACTCATAATCCA is drawn from Nicotiana tabacum cultivar K326 chromosome 22, ASM71507v2, whole genome shotgun sequence and contains these coding sequences:
- the LOC107764746 gene encoding plasmodesmata-located protein 2-like, translated to MGPSQIPKKTFSILFLFLSSFLFPINLVSSSSEQLTNFVYKGCANQKFPSGFYSQTLNTLFNNLVSQSLTTKFYKTTAGSGSSAISGLFQCRGDLSNSDCNNCVKKIPNMSQKLCGESIAARIQLNGCYLRYEVAGFQTVGPTELLFKVCGSTQASGTGFSDKLETALGEISKGVSSGNGFYAGGYQSVYVLGQCEGDLESGDCVNCVKNAVGKAKSECGNSISAHMYLQQCYISYTYYPNGVPGKSLSPSGTRQSTQKTVAIVLGGMVGVGLGVACLLVTRSAFKKKSKSKYGGG